From the Drosophila sechellia strain sech25 chromosome X, ASM438219v1, whole genome shotgun sequence genome, the window AACGCCGCCATTCTTCGTGATCTGATGCTCGCTTATCACGTCCGCCGGCGGCAGCTTGGTGCGCTTCTTACACTTGATGTAGACCACCACCAGAATGGTCAGCACCAGCAGGAAGGCCACCACCGAAATGCCGCCCACAATTGTCATCAGCAGGGAAACGCTCTCtgcgaaaaacaaaagaaaagtgGGTGGAAATTCGTTTTAATGACGGACGAACTAAGAAACTGTACATTTAATTAAGTAATTCAATAGGctttaaaaacgaaaaaaactattttattgtttatataaCTTTAGTATGCGATACTCACTCTTGGCTTGCAGCTGAATCTCGGCCACGTCGTTGCCGTAATCGTTGACCACCGTGCAGTTGTACTTGCCGTAGTGGTAGGCCTGGCTGTCCCTAATGATGAGCGTGCTCTTCACGCCCCCCGGCACGGCATCCACCAGGATCGAATAGTCGTGTCCCGATTCCGAGCTGATCTCCTGGCCGTTGAACGTCCACGAGACGTGACGGGCTCGAGGAACACTGCTGGCGAAGCACTCGATCCGAGCCGTATCTCCCACCAGTCCGTACTGTGTCCTCTGGGATCCAATCGCCGGCGAGCCCTTCAGATAGACGTAGGCATCTGCCGAGATCTCGGCGTATCCGGGCACATTGGCCTTGCAGTAGTACCTTCCAGCCGTCTCATTGCTCACACTGAACGTGAGATTCGTGCTGGTGCCCACCACCCGGTCGCTGGGATGCTGGATCCAGACGATCTCCGGCTGCGGATTGCTGTCCACCTCGCAGGTTAGGGACACCACGCTGCCCACGTCCGCCTCCATCGACTGCGGTCGCTGCCGGAAACTGGGAGCATCTGCATTTTAAacgaataaataatatattaaattgtCTTATTTTaatgcatacatacatgtatcttaaatatttattattgttaaacACATGTTATGTTTGGAGTTTTGCAAGGAAAACCACTAAATGgccattttaaattgattttggcAAAAGAGTGATGCCCAAAGCTATATTGTTGATTTATGGAAATTCACAAATGTCAACAACTTACGTACAAATATatgttgtattttattttgatttttcggtTATTAATAACGATTTAACAGTAAAATGCCAGTCGCAGTCGCACTTTTGTACTATAGATtgcattttataattaaaatgatATTACTTCATATACAGAAAATCTTAAATGATGTGTATGGAGTGCTGGACTACTTACAGCTTATGTCAAGGGTTTCGCTGTCCTCACTCTTGCCCACGGAATTCTGCACCTCGCACTTGACAATCGCGTCGTGGAACTTGCGAGTCACATTGCGTATCACCTGCAACGACGGGAAAACggggagagagagagggtCGATCCATGAGTTCCAGTTGCGATTAATTGTGGGAACGTTAGGCCTTTCCGGTGGCGATCTAACTGGTTTCAATAATTGCCAACATTATACAACAGCAGGGGCAGCATTTTAATCGCAATAGTTGCTCTAATTATGCGCCAGCCTGCCAAGTGGAATGTGGACCTGTTTTCCCGAGTTAAAATCTCGGGGGAACGACTCCAAGGAGAGGCGCTGGAAAGGCGCCGAGGAGaaatgaggaggaggagcgccACTTACCATCTCTGTCTTCTGGCCGCCGATGATCGGTTCGTCGTTTATGAACCAGCGGTACCGGACATCGCTGGGATTCGCATCTGCCCGGCACTCCAAGCGCACCTGCGAGTGCTCCACAATACGGGAACCGGTGCTCATGTGGACACTGCCACCGCCTGCACCACCAACCGAACCAACAGCACCACCGGGAAGTGAGCCCATCACATTCACCTTCACCTTGGGGGCATATTTCACCTGGAAAAGTTACAACGCATATTAAATAGAGTGTAAactctttaaatatatatatatatatatatatatatatttatatgtgtaTGAGATTGGTAAAACCGTTTCCTAGTCAAAGGCCCACTTGTGCTACCAATTTGTGTGCAATGTCCTTGGTGACCAGGGAATTCCCATGCGTGCGCTTCAAGCTGGCCCTCAATCAGCTCAATCAGCTGGCAATCCCGGCACTCCTTGGCCAGACATCTTCGTCAGGGATTTGTCAGCGCCATGGACATGTGACTCCCCCGACTGCACCCCACCTTGCCGAAAACCAGGCCATTGACAAGTGGGCTGAGGTCAGGTCTTTGTTGGCTCCTCACTTTCACACCCCGGACGAAATGAGGGGTTCGAGGGAAACCCATGATGGGCGCCTTTATGTCCGGGCATGAATTAGCCCGTCAGTGTCGAGCCATGTCCGGCACAAAAGCCCATTCAAAAAATACTATCCTCCGGCTTGCAGCTGTCCTCGGGAAAGAAGGGGACTTCCGCAGCGCCTCGCATCACGTAAAATAGATAGCAGGCTCTTTCTCTTCTGCCCCGTTCATGCTATAGATAAGGTAACCTCAGTCTGCGGCAGCATgatgcactcgaaaaaatttGTCTGCAGCTTAGGATCTAAAAAAAAGCTTTTGAGCAAGATTATACCTCTCACTATAGCTTCCCTATATTTATTTCCCTACATATTTAATCTATTGACCATTTTTAATCTCCGTCTTAGCCTTATATTTGTGCTAGTGTAAATGCTCATGCAAAACCTGCAGTGACCTGTCAACAGAATGACCATCGGGGGGTCAGCTCCTGGTTTTTGGCCGGGGGACAACTCACCTCGACACGTATTTTCGCCGAGCGATAGGTGCGGTCCGCCGTGTTCTGCGCCTGGCAGCTGAAGTTCGTGTTGTGGTGCTCCTTTTTGGGGGTCAGTCGCAGGACGGACTTGGCCGTAAAGCGTCGCTGATCGGGCAGCGGTATCACCGTGTACTCAATGTTATCCGTAAGGACATTGCCCAGGCCATCAATCCAGGTAATCTGCGGCGAGTAAGAGAAGGAAGGAAAGCACGGATGGTCGTACGTTGTTATTTTTCACAGGAGTTTAGATGAAGTCGGTCCAAAAATAACAGCATATTTTTAGGCACCTGCATAGGAGAAAATATAAACAACTTGAGACACTTACCTCAGCAGCCGGCTTTCCGCCAACCGAAACGCACTCGATCTCCACCTTGCGATCCTCGGTGGCATAGATGACGTCGCCCTGCGTGATTTTGGGCGCCTCGGGCGGGACGAGCACCGTCAATCCGGCGAATGTGGACCTAATGGCTGGTTGGCCCTCGGGACCTGGGCTCACTTGGCACTGATAACGAGCATCGTCGTCCAGCATCACTGGGTAAATGTCCAGGGAGTAGTCGCCCTCCTCGTCACTGCCCACCATCGCGTAGCGCTCGAATCCACTCAGATCCCGGGACGTGCCCAGTCCGAAGTCGTCCTTGGTCCATTGGAGCGTGCCCTGTTTGTTGATCACCCGGCAGGGCAGCGTTACCCTGGCCCCAACCACCGCCGTCTGATCCTGCGGCTCCATGGCGAACCGCTGGTTCTGGTAGCTAGTGTACGGCGAGCTCCTGACCATGCCCACAATAGTGgccagcaggagcagctgcatCGTGTGCAACATGGTGCTGAAAGATGTGAAGAGCAGCACTTGAATCACTATGTGTTGAATAGAAACAAATTTCATCGGCCTTTTGGTAACATTGTTGCACACTGGTTATCTTCCAGTCCTCTTTGATTCGAACACATATGGAAAGATACTTCCTACAGCACTTTGCAACATGGAACACCCTCCTCCAATGACAAATGTCCTTCAATTAGCTGCGATTTTTGTGCAACAATGGCCGGGGGAAACCGGATTGGATTTTGGTGGAGGCCTTGAGCAGGCgccaatataaatataatggAGCTCCGAACAAAATTGTCTTTCTTCTTGTTCACACATGTatctatttgtttatttgctgtGCTTTTTATGcgctttgttttgctttgttgcgttttttggtttgttttttatcgCGTTTCGCGTTTTGTTGAACAAATTTTTTGAGGGGAGAGGGGGCCACAATTGCCTCAGGGTCTTATTACTTATTATTGTTCGTTTATTGTTCGCTGTTGGCGCgcgtgtttttgtttttttcttgtttggtatttttttttactcatGTACTCGTAGTACCCATTTTTATATTCATTCGCATTTTATTCGGTTTTATTCATGTTTTCCAAGTGCAGACAGCCGTACGTGAGCCCCGAAAACGAATTACATTCAAATTAGTCAAAGCAGCAGGAGTTTGGGTGGTGCAGGGTGGTGCTGGGTGGTGCTGGGTAGCGTATGGTCCACCCTCACAGAAAAGGATTAAAGGCTTAAGCCGCGGGGCAATACCACAGTTTACGACAAAGGGCCACATAAACGGGGCAAATGTGGAGAAATCTTGCAAAAATATTCCGCAAAGTACCGGGCAAATATGTCCAGCACaagaattaaattaaaagcgaACAATAAAATTGGAGCAACACAAAAGTACAATCACGTAAATAGTTAAATAAACTTCGTTTGGGCTGTATTTATCAGTGGCACGattacacagagaaaaatagGTGTCTGTAAAGAATCAAAATATTGCTAATAGGAAGCTTAGTTTCCCTGGCCAAACTAATTGTTTAGATCCCAATTTAAATGGCAATTGATTTCGTTTTGTCTTCACCGCCTCGTAGAAATCACTCGGGCCAAATTCCTTATGGTAACCACTTAATTCTCCAGCCAACAAGTTTCAATCTGCACTTTCAGCTCGAGTTGCGTTTAAGGAGATTTGCCTAATAAATTGCAGCTACAATATATGAAGCACAATCTCACTCTAAGTACTAAGTACTAAACTCTCCCTTTCCGCTTTTCCACCTCCGTTTCCCAgcgcttttccacttttccagtTCGACGTACAGGTGCCGGCTACCTTGGCATTTTCTCACGCATTTTTCCCAGTTGTTGGACAACTATTTTACTATTTTCTGTGTATATTGTCTCGGTGTTTGGGGTCTGCTGGGACTTCTGGGTCTTCTACTCTTTCGGACTGCTTCCGCCTGTCTAATTTCGTTTTCTTGTAGTTCgtattatttgttttcattgcaTTTATACGGAAATTGGCGCCTCGAATTAAACGAAATTATAacagaaaatgaaataatagaagagaagaaatccataaaaaaaataacccAAAAAAGATGCAAACGGAGGCAAAAGATTAGCGGGCTTCCGttggaaacaaaaaaaaatgttggaCAAAACGGAAGGGTTAGAAATGCGAGAGGCGGGGCCTGAAAATTACTCAAAATTAGAGTTGTATCCGAAGAGCAAAAACCAGAAATTCCAAATCCGACGCTGTGGGAGAAACTCCATTCGATGGAAATCTTCAGATCAGCACCAACTTCCAGCTGAAGATGATAATGCTGCGTTTGCCAAGGCAATTAAAACCGATTTTAGACACGCTCACGGGaagttttattttcatttggggGCCCTGCCTTTTATGAGCAATAAAGATTCGGTTTCATCTGTTTTAAGATTTCGGCTTTAATTTTTGGGAAAGTGTTAATGGCCAGCCAGCGTATTATTGGATCGAAGAAATTGGCTTTATTGCCAGCGAGGAATTTACGGCAAAACCCGATCGTAGCCAAGAATTCGATGCAGGATGGCAACTTGACttcaataattataattatataaacatataagCATACTCTTAAATTCTTAAACGTTGCTCCCAATCGGTTTTCTTATTAAGACATAAAATCGAACGGTTTTGGATCATTAGATTGTATTTTAAAGCTCGTTCCACAACAGCCACAACAGATTTtcctttaaaattctttaactttttggcttttttaatttgctttcTTCATGTTGCTGTCACTGTCTCAGTATCCAGGGCATGTCATACAAGAAAACTGCTCCCAATCTCCACCAGCAATGGTGTGGGTGGTGCAGGGGACGGTTGGCGCATTGGGCAGTGGTTGGCCAACAATACAAATCACTCCACTCATTGGTCAAGTCCGAGACTTAACAGTAGCAGCTGGCATCTGGTATGAAAGTGCCTGGGCATCTCTCTTCGCCACGGAACTAAAGCTCAAGTGGTGAGCCAGGGTGTCCCCCTAGCCACCACCCCCACCCCACCCCACCCAACGCCACCCACCTGCCGAAAAACTTTCGCAAGAGGAAGAGGCAAGGCGAGTGTTCaatataaatttttcaaagatATTTGTACCAGGTGGGCCTTTCTTTATTGATTTATGAGAGCCACTTCGACGTGCTTAGAAGGAGCAGCCGTCGTTGGGCGGGGGTGGTGGAGGGGAAGGTATCGCAAAGGGGGATAGATAAACCGTAAATGACAAAAGTCTCGAAGGAAGCCGCACATCCGCTGCAGCTTGCATCTAATAACCGAAGCGAACCGGCGATAATAATGCGATCGTGAAAACTGGTTTACGTTTCGTACACTGGCTAACAGGGgcgaacaaaaataataattagcgCCGCCCGGAATGTGGAAGTGCTGCACGGAAAATGtgtaatttataatataaattttgatttattgtttgttttaaaaaaaGAGGCAATATTGGGACGATATACCCACCCAAATCCGGTGTTAAGTTAAATATATTCCTTATTTAATCTGTGCTTTGGGTTAAGTCttactatatactatactatatatatatatatagaacaTAATTTCTTGGCTTTtctatattaatatatttttttttggttttcgcGCAACCAGTAACCCTTTTTTTCTCGCTCTGGGCTGACAACTCGATCTTTGGCGTCGTCTTAGCACCTGTTCCCCAACTGATTCcagttgcaacttgcaactatAAATATCACAACAGATGCTTGGGCTGTGGCATTAAAGGATGCTGTTGGATGTTGGATAAGTGCAGCTGCATCTTGTGGTCAGTGGCGGCCAGGGGCGTATGAAAAGGGGGCGACTGGCAGCTGCAGAAAGGAAGCCCGATGGCCGGGGAAGTTGctgccaactgccaactgGCAAAACTGGCAACTTCCAACGTCCAACGACCAACTGCCGACTGCCGACTGACTGACAAAACAGGCAACCATCTACCCATATAGTCCGCAGTATCGGTATCGATTGGATTgtattggattggattggttCAGATCGGAGGGCCGGGGAGTCGAGATTTATGTGTGATAAGCGTCGCCTGAAAATAATTACTGTATCTCTGTGTTGCCGGAGCtgcgaaaattgaaaactggAGCGGAAAGCGTTCGCAACGGAAATGTTTTTCTTGCCATCGGAGTTTTCTGTTTGCCAGTGATTGGCAGCATGGGGTTAAGAGCGAAAGAGACAGTCCGGGAAGAGGGTTAAGTCCCAGATTGTGGCGTCGAAATCGGGGGAATTATCTTCACCAATGGAACGACAATCtgtttttgttcattttaccGACCAAATAATACGACTTCGATCGCATAGTAAAATTTAACactacacatttttttttgaataataatatatagaaTATGGCCCCAAAGAGACCAGGCATACATTTCTTCATTGCAAAAACAAGCTGCCTTAAATGCAACGTAATGCGTTGCAAAGTAAGTGAATCTGTGGCACACAtcctttgcttttcttttctgttGGCCTGAGTAAGCTGTCCCATCAGCCTCGAAGTTTCCCAAAACAAACCGAAAACTCAACTTTAACTGTCAGTTAAAGTGTCGACTGTACTTGAGGACGCCTCCATCTGTCTCTGTCGCACCTACAATGTCCTTCTCTATCGCACACACATGCCAGTGCCCTTAGGGACCGGTTAAcccttcaccaaaaaaaaaaaataaaaaatcaaaaggaAAGGAAGAAAAAAAAGCTCGGCCAAAAGGAAGGCTACTTAAAGGACTTTTGCTGACAAAATGGAAAAGGCAACAAGCGGAAGGGTAAACGGGACAGGAATCGGGGAATCGGGGATAACCGGAAAAGGCATAAAGGATATTGGTCGAGGTCCGGGGTTCAGCAGAGATTAGGACAATTAAAAAAGGGAATGCttaacaattaaaatcaatttgtgCGTATGTCTGTGCGGGCCTCCGCCCTTTCTCTCCGCCCCCTTTGGGTTGACAATTTGTTTGCTCGAACAAATCAACTAAGAGGCAACTGCTAAGTGGCAAACGGAGAAAGCCGGGGAGGAGGAGTCAAAGTCAAAGGATGATGACTGCTCCGGATTCCGAGAACCCTCTCCTTCTTTCCTGCTGCCATCTCTGATTACCAGACAAATGTGTGTCCTGGGGCCAAAGTGGGCCAACGGAATCTGGGAGTTGTGGGCCCATTCCAGTGCCAATAAAAAGGCAACTGGCagaaaaataaacttaaatcgCCTATTAATGGGCCACACACCAGAAGTTTTTGGCCCAAGTCAGCACAAGTTAACGGAACAGTAAACGCAAGCTGAAAAGGTCATCGCTCATCCTTAAAAAAGTGGCTCTGATAATTATCTAAAGAGAAAACGAAACGTTGGGACAAAGTTTAAAGTCTTTGAAGCAACTGATAACCATGGTATGTGTTAAGCATTTTTAGATACATTTACAACACTGAATTCGCAAAGTAATGCAGTAGTGAAGGAGATatctttgttttttaaatctaCGATCAATCTGGGTTGCCTAAACAAATGTCTTGAGCAATAAACTCCCTTACTTAGATCAATGAGCCCGAAGCGAAGCTTGGAGCCATCTCAGATTTCATAACACTAATCGAATCAAGGCGAGACTCCGCCTTAATATAATAACCAACTGCAGCTCACCCAGAAGAACGAGTTAAGTTATTCATCAATTCTTCAAGCTCCGCGGGGTTAAGACCTGGCAAAGGGGGTGAAAAACTTGTTAGCCGTGTATAATTAAAGCATCTCGGCTCGATCGGACTCTCATTAGCATAATTCTAACATAATTCCTGACATGGCCAGGCATAAAATTATGAATCGAACTCGCAGCAGCCGAAACtccaaataaaatcataaGATAGAGATGTATGGGTTTGCTATGGTActagtatatatgtacatacatatatataaaggAGATGGGCTTGGGGAATGGAGCAGAGCGAATGAAAGTTGCTTGGCCACATCGAAGCAGAATTTCAATCAGTAAATTGAACACCTGAACTTAACTGATTTcgtggttgttgttttttatgctcttttgtgtgtctgtgtgtgtgtgtgtgtgtgtgtgtggttatattatttcgattttttctttttcggctGACTGAAAAGGGGAGAAGCTGCGAAGAAGCAAAACAAGTTGAAGTCGAGCAGCAGGAAATTAAGCCAGGCCAAGAAAAGACACTGCAACAATGACAAGCCAGCTGGCTTCAACTTGGGTTTAGTcggggtttttgttttggttgggGTTTaggttttggtttggttttggttttgggttcCCCAGCGACCGCAGCAGCTTCTCCACTTTACGTTTAGCATTTTTTTCAAATTCATGTTTATGGTTTTGTATTACAAGCGATCGACgctgccagccagccagccagctcaGCCAGTCCGACCAGCCAGTAGAGATTTGTATAACTTTAAGCCTTATTAACATATTTTATGCTCCATTCGAGTTCCATTCCAAGTCCAAGTTCGCCCACACACCGACAttttttcatttgatttccatccatttcgttttatttctaCCCGTTTTCGTGTGGGCCGCCACTTTGACATAGATCGATCCAATCCGAAccccaaataaaaaataaaataaacgaaaaccCACCAGAGACGACCATTGGCAAAGAGTGAAAAACGATTTCGAAAGCTGCACTTGACCAGACAGTATTTGAATAGGCGTCAGATTGTAAGCATTTATGCTTCTTCAGTAACTATTGGTTTTTGTTCAGCTAAATGCTGATTTACACTCCACTAGGTATTAAACAAATGGTATACGAAATTTCTTCACAAAATCCGTGCAGCAACTCGAGCTCCTTGAGGCTATTTTCCAGCCCCAAGTGACAATTGAGACTAGCGTCACGCACTTGCAAGTGCAACATCTAACTAAACACCACACCACGTTTCTTTGAACCAATTCCACAGCACGCCCAGTTCCCATAGGCAATGTTTTCGTTTCAAATTATCATCCACAACGACAATTGCCTGACCAGGAAA encodes:
- the LOC6616217 gene encoding irregular chiasm C-roughest protein — translated: MLHTMQLLLLATIVGMVRSSPYTSYQNQRFAMEPQDQTAVVGARVTLPCRVINKQGTLQWTKDDFGLGTSRDLSGFERYAMVGSDEEGDYSLDIYPVMLDDDARYQCQVSPGPEGQPAIRSTFAGLTVLVPPEAPKITQGDVIYATEDRKVEIECVSVGGKPAAEITWIDGLGNVLTDNIEYTVIPLPDQRRFTAKSVLRLTPKKEHHNTNFSCQAQNTADRTYRSAKIRVEVKYAPKVKVNVMGSLPGGAVGSVGGAGGGSVHMSTGSRIVEHSQVRLECRADANPSDVRYRWFINDEPIIGGQKTEMVIRNVTRKFHDAIVKCEVQNSVGKSEDSETLDISYAPSFRQRPQSMEADVGSVVSLTCEVDSNPQPEIVWIQHPSDRVVGTSTNLTFSVSNETAGRYYCKANVPGYAEISADAYVYLKGSPAIGSQRTQYGLVGDTARIECFASSVPRARHVSWTFNGQEISSESGHDYSILVDAVPGGVKSTLIIRDSQAYHYGKYNCTVVNDYGNDVAEIQLQAKKSVSLLMTIVGGISVVAFLLVLTILVVVYIKCKKRTKLPPADVISEHQITKNGGVSCKLEPGDRTSNYSDLKVDISGGYVPYGDYSTHYSPPPQYLTTCSTKSNGSSTILQNNHQNQLQLQQQQQQSHHQHHPQTTTLPMTFLTNSSGGSLTGSIIGSREIRQDNGLPSLQSTTASVVSSSPNGSCSNQSTTAATTTTTHVVVPSSMALSVDPRYSAIYGNPYLRSSNSSLLPPPTAV